atgtaGCCCTCGCGATCTAAAGCCAACTCCAATTGAGCccgaagtctggcctgatcgagtcttgcccgTGCTCTCTCCCTATCAATATTTGCATGCTGAtattctctattgtaccttctcatttcttccaactgtgcatggagttgagattctgaatgtatccaatggtccttctctctcttgaattgagccatttcttcttcgaatctcattacttggcgttccttacaaGATTTGGCCTTCTCAtttaactgtatgattttttccttagctttgtctaacgcattttcagtctttgtcaagatggagtAATAAccttgcattttttccatcagattggcaatgattttctgatctttccaacttctcactggtGCTTCAGAGGCTTTCAtcatctgttgaaactgagcgcggagagttttattctcgctaatcagactcttattttcaccttctgcttcttgtgcttgtaagtctctctccaaattgaggttcctcaggtTTTCTTCTAAGGCACGAATAGTTGTtttgtaccccttttctttttcaccccaagccaaccgttcttggattttgccatcaaaggcttgaacatgcggtctttttatgggccttctaggattaggttctggtgcatcatccacacgggatcttttctcaaaccacctagcataacccggatttatctcacctttcgccggatctggaacttgggtatcatctttcaagtatcgacaaccattccaaatttgctggattaaagcctcagggagagtggcttcggggtgtagctcaatcacttgcacac
This genomic stretch from Nicotiana sylvestris chromosome 9, ASM39365v2, whole genome shotgun sequence harbors:
- the LOC138878411 gene encoding uncharacterized protein; its protein translation is MVEEELDGEPWFHDIKEYIRMGVYPVQAAAFDGKIQERLAWGEKEKGYKTTIRALEENLRNLNLERDLQAQEAEGENKSLISENKTLRAQFQQMMKASEAPVRSWKDQKIIANLMEKMQGYYSILTKTENALDKAKEKIIQLNEKAKSCKERQVMRFEEEMAQFKREKDHWIHSESQLHAQLEEMRRYNREYQHANIDRERARARLDQARLRAQLELALDREGYIRDIATTRQQQLQNQDQNL